One Scomber scombrus chromosome 23, fScoSco1.1, whole genome shotgun sequence genomic window, ctgcaactctgttcttttaaatcaaggtgaagacatttctgtttgctgttgccttttttcaaataattattcattttttacattacacttcaacttttatgtttgtatggtttgtttgtatttctttaaacCAATCACAGTCATCTCAGGCGgacaaagttagtgactagctggtgtaTATAGGTGAAGCATCTAGTAAGCAGAAGATCCAGTTATATTTCttaggagttggtggagaccattACCCCAAAAAGGGAGTAGATATTGGACTGATGCTTGTAAGGTGGACATGAATGGATACTCAGACTTCTGacatttaactctctctctctctctggctaaTTCTGGCCATTTAACTACAAACATGATGCGATGATAATACCAGTATATGACTCTTAGTGgggttttttatttaaatctcaAGAAATGTCTTTGTTCTTCATTTCAcaggcatttttttttgtgcctggAATATATTGTGTAACAAGACCTGCAAAATTGCTGCACTCCCAGTTATTCCTCTTTTGGGCTTGTTCATAGCTGttgaatttattaatttatttatttttgactcCATCTTGTGGTTGCCAGAGGAACAGCGTAGACTTAAACATTCGGCCAAAGACTTTGATATTTGTTTGGCAGACTTACATGAAGTATGACAGATGAACAGCTCTCATGAAATTTTAGACAGGGTATTTTAGAGACTGACATGTTATTTGTATGATAATTCAAGTTACTTTGTATTCTGTTGGTTACCTTCTATTAATCATGTGAAATGTACTTAAAAACATAGTTTTGACAAGTGAAATTGCACTACCAAACTTTGATCCAGCCAAAGAAAATAGCGTGTTTCCCTGGTGACACCTTCATTTTGATTGCAAGCCAGACAAAAAATGAACCACTATCAATTTTTATGAATTGATTTCTCACTGCTGACTTTTCATACAAAGTGCAGACCAGAGAGGTTTTCTAAAGCCATGAAATCTTAAACCTGGCAAAGTCATCCTTGAGCCACTGCAATCGATCACATACCGTATTAAaccactgtttgttttctggCTTGGAGAATTTAAGGGGTTAATCTGCAgccaaatactttttttatttacctcGATGCAGAAGGCTCTGTCCTTAACGCGCCTATAAATCTACGAAAGAACATTGAGTAAAGACTGTAGTTAATGTAAGTCATATTTCTTTGACCTTATGAAGAAGACTATTTAAATTTTGTTTGGAAATTGTGCTATGGCTTTGCTGAATTTTAAAGAACCATGACAGTTTATTTGGGGTTtttgacagagagaaaaatgttttttgggttgGTTAAATACTGTGTTTAAGAGGAAATGTCTTAATCTACACTATCACTCTGGATGGTGAGATGAAACATTACTTTCTACCTAAACAGACTGACGACAGAGATATATGTGCTTGCTGTTATCCATCAACCATTTTTCACCCCTCCTTTTTCATTATCTTTACTCAAATAATTGCACAGACTGGGgtgctgttttcttctttggCTTTTTGGGACATAAATCTCTGGTGACTGCGAACAGCAGTTGGAACAACAGCAGATGGACTCGTAGCCTGTTACAAATGGCTTTTTGGCTGCACACACTCAGCTACAGCAGAAAGtaggaggaaaaaacaagaattGGTGTGGTGGATTCAGTTTCACCTCAGTCCTGCCCACAGGGGCTCGGGGGAATATTAGATTATGAGGCAGCCAGACCCAACATCAAACCTGTTGTGCTGAAAGTTCATCAACACCCTGAAAGAGGCATGGCCAGTGTCCACCAGAGGGGCTTTTTCTTTTGACCCCATCATGGCATCCTCATCAATTTTACAGTCCAAACTTACCCTGCTGAAAGTAAAGGCTTAATAAATCTATTAACTACAATGGCCAGCGTCAAAAGTGTCACATGGTAGAATTTAGTAATCGCCAATCTACTCgtgattttttactttttcaaccAAATCGAGACTGAACAACACAGTGGAACCAAAAGTTGGATCTCCCTGGCTTTGCATGAATGAAGATTTTGTCTTTCAGATGAAAAGTAAACTACAGTGCCAGATTTCATTAACATCTGCCAAGTAATTAGATGAAAAGTACTGTATCAGTATGGACAAACAGTATGTGTCTAGTGATGGTGGTCTGTATTGAAAACGTTGCTTCAAATTATCCAGAGGCTGTTTGTCAATtaattttaaacattataaattaCCAGATAAGAATACTCTAATTTAGCTTGTAAAGTTGTTAGAGTACAAGCTCTCTgccatttaaaaataacagcCATAACATTTGATAACTTCGTGTTAGCGTTTGGTGCACATGTTCATGACCATTAAAGGGGCTCCAAGTTGCAACATCAAACCAGAAGTTGAGGTCAGActtcttcagcttttattttttgcacGACAGCAGACAGCTTAAGCAGAGGAAAGATGTGTACTGCactttgcaaaaatgtaaatccaaaaacagcaacaaaacaaaacaaaacatagagGTAGTTTCTTCAAagtaaaaagcaaaataaatgcatttatccTCAAATACTCAGTCATTTATGGTGACTGTGAAAGTAATGACCTCCTTCGTGCATCATATAAATAATTAGCTTATAGTCTGGAGCATCAGCCCTTTCTCAGTGTCATCTCAAATCCTGTTCGAGATCAATAACCAAACTATTCAGTGAATTAGTTTGCTGTTGTGCTTTGCCGTTTTTTCAGCTGTGTTGTGAATTTACCACAATGACAGTCAAAGCATCCACAGCACAGCTGATTCGTTATCCCCCCACTCCTAACGTCTTACAGTCCGTTTACTGCAGAGGTGCTCACAAAAAGCTGTACAAGCTGGCACGGCCAACAACATCATGGCAAGCAGACAACAAAACAagccagtggtttccaacctggGGTCTGAGGCCCCTGAAAAAGGTCACAAGATATATTTGAGGGGTCATGAGAGAATCCAAAccactgattattttatttttttcacttttctcttCTAACTCTCCTTTTCTGGTAAAAtactggatgtttttttttttttttagcttttcaggcatcttaaaatatttacatgaaaCACTTGGAGAGGGGAAAATCACTTTAGTTGAAACGCTCATGTTAAGGGGGGTCACATGTACCTTATTTTAGCTTTTTCCTCTTTGAGGGCAGATAGGTGAAagaggttggaaaccactgttTAAAGTGTGGAGAGGGTGGATTACCAACAGTGAGCAGTCCCTGAGTCCCCAGAACTGCTGAGGCCCTGAGATCTCCAAGCTCGCTGTGTTTGAACTGCTTTGTGCAAATTGAAtcgaaaaaataaataatccacTAAAGCACAATACTGACATCATCAGGCCTTAAAGTGTGTACTACATTGTTACTTAATCTTGAGGCCATGTCTTTAGAAAGGACCCCTGTGTCAAAATCAAGTTTCAAAGTGTTCATTATCTCAGTTTTGTGCTTCTTTGTTGCGTATTTGTAAAATAATATGTTGAATCAGATTAACACACAACAGACCCATAGCCAGGTAGTGTTGGAACACACAAAAAGCATAGAAAAATTGTACACACTGCACAGAATGGGAGAAACTGAGGGGGGTAAAGGGGGCCCAGCAGCTCTTAGCCCTGGGGCCACCTAGCAGACAAATCTGTCCATGTGTGCGTCTTTTGTGGATGTGTAGAGCTTAATCAATGGTGACACACTTTAAAGCATTACGGCACACTTCAGGAAGGGTAGAAAAGAACTGTGAATCTGATCAGGAAGCCAGTAAAAAGCCTGTAAtagaaacatactgtatttcaaaGCTTGTGGAGGCACCCAGCAGGTGGTTCAGGATGTGCACTATACCAGGACTGAATTACAACAGGACAATGAGAAGTAACAGTGAGTAACAACAAAGCaggcatcttttttttttgtaaatcacTTTGAGATTTCCTTTAAGATTGTCATGGTGGTGCAGAAGTCCGGCTTCAGATCTAAAAGGATTTTTTCCACGACTTGCAGAGGATCTTCTGGAAGGCTCGCCTGAAGTCCCGGTTGAAGATAGTGTAAATGGCAGGGTTGAGGGAGCTGTTACAGTAGCCAATCCAGAAGAAGAATTTAAAGAGGGGGTCGGGGATCTTACAGGAGTCCCTGCACACACCGTGTAGGCTGTAGctaaagaaaaatggaaaccaGCACACAACAAACACCCCCATGACCACAGCCAGGACGAATGTAAACCTCTTCTCCCTGGCCTGTGAGACCTTTTTCCTGGCCATCGAGCTCCGGCGACGTTTCTTCCTGGAGGTGAAGAGATCCATGGATTTGTTACTGACTCTGGAGATGCGAGTGGACTGTTTGGAGTGGGCGCTTTTCTTTTGGCTGGCCCTCTTTGCTCTATGGGTGTCTTGGCACTGCTGTTTGTGACCTTTGCCCTCTGAAGAGGAGCTCTCCTCTATATCAGGGTCCTCAGTCTGCCCAATGGTGACGGTGTGATGGCTGGGCGTAGGAGGGCACTGACAGTGACCATTCTCCTTCTCGCCATGGAAATGAGAGGTGACTTTGCTCAGTCCATTCTCAGTTTGTGTAACACCATCTGGCCTCGGATTCTTTCCCGACATGCTTCTGGTTCTGGTTTTGGCCACCTGGTATATTCTGATGTACACCAGGATCATGATTAAGCACGGGGCGAAGAAGGAGGCGATGCTGGAGGAGAGGATGTACCAAGTGTCATCATTCAGCTCGCACTGAGGCTGAGAGCTGATATCACTGTTGCTGTCGATAGATATGAGCGGCGGAGATGAGATGAAAGCAGATATAAGCCACACAATTACGATGATGCACTTGACACGTTTGGGAGTCCGTTTCAGATTGTACTCTACAGCTTGCGTAACGGACCAGTACCGGTCCAAGCTTATTGCGCACAGATGCACAATAGACGAAGTGCAGAACAAAACATCCAAAGCCAGATAAATACCGCACCAAACTTTTCCAAAATACCAGTAGCCCATGAGTTCATTCGCCAGAGAAAATGGCATCACTAAAGTGGCGACAAGGATGTCCGCGGTGGCCAGGGACACCAGAAAAAGGTTTTGGGGGGCTTTCAGCGCCCTGCTCGTTAACACGGCTATAACCACCAGAATATTTCCAACAACCGTAAAGAGAATGAGAAAACTTACAAGAGCAGCAATGCTGGCTATTGCTGCTAAAGAATATCCACTATCCAGGCTCCAGGAGGAATTGAGATGGATCACCGTGAACGCGTCCATTCCACTGGCGTTAAACGAATCCATCCCGACTGTGTGAGCTTTGTATAGATCCTGTATATTGGTTAAATGTGGGCATTAATTTGCATTCATCCCTCTAATGACAAAAGAGTCCATCAAAAAAAGCGCAAATCCGCTGATAATATACAAATCTGCATGAAAAAAGATTTCCAGAGTCTTTTTAGGGTGATTTTCGGCTTTTTGTTCAAGTGCATCTCAAT contains:
- the LOC134005948 gene encoding alpha-2 adrenergic receptor; amino-acid sequence: MDSFNASGMDAFTVIHLNSSWSLDSGYSLAAIASIAALVSFLILFTVVGNILVVIAVLTSRALKAPQNLFLVSLATADILVATLVMPFSLANELMGYWYFGKVWCGIYLALDVLFCTSSIVHLCAISLDRYWSVTQAVEYNLKRTPKRVKCIIVIVWLISAFISSPPLISIDSNSDISSQPQCELNDDTWYILSSSIASFFAPCLIMILVYIRIYQVAKTRTRSMSGKNPRPDGVTQTENGLSKVTSHFHGEKENGHCQCPPTPSHHTVTIGQTEDPDIEESSSSEGKGHKQQCQDTHRAKRASQKKSAHSKQSTRISRVSNKSMDLFTSRKKRRRSSMARKKVSQAREKRFTFVLAVVMGVFVVCWFPFFFSYSLHGVCRDSCKIPDPLFKFFFWIGYCNSSLNPAIYTIFNRDFRRAFQKILCKSWKKSF